One window of the Bacillota bacterium genome contains the following:
- a CDS encoding recombinase family protein, which produces MTVINFRIRAKPEQQQYAVALYRVSTEDQYRKGLSVPEQRARVEHWATENNVIIVESLEIHHSAYRGFDEDPRVLELLEKAKNDPRISLFLVDDISRFARRRYLQIVWKEELRRAGVRVVAVSEPNYDPRSLHGIWLEGINEIRTEARSAEIAYHTHKGLSRNALMRDPETGWCFKNGSLAPDGYKNIRVVRGKNTRSLDIVKLLWEVDPDRAPIVRFIVLELWHKRGMSYRAIRDYLVSDMPKWDGRSEPVYNRFGKPWSTSTIREICIRALEGVYTGYYYWNRTCKEWRGTGQKWKDPEEWITVENAHPAIITYEEWEELKKDKLPELEKNRQFAHRHARAENSPYLFSGNNLAGEPLFVCKGCGGPIRGQQVNDKKYYLCANYKNKGIIACSSAVHLRKEVVEAEVLRALKKKYGPKMLKRMVKNINKALNEEFKDRQQAIEEITANTKRLQDEEAQILAVIKQGAAGGALQSLLEELDRLRKHKQELEAEKEALRKMPTHFDVDEASILAKVQHLEEMILSDNVSNKEKKEAIKAFVRQLIYDFETATLTVLFWPFVAANDGKTLKLLRKSKGEGGPSPMTSGGAHNRD; this is translated from the coding sequence ATGACGGTCATTAATTTTAGAATAAGGGCCAAACCAGAGCAACAGCAGTATGCTGTCGCTCTTTACCGGGTTTCTACAGAGGATCAGTACAGGAAGGGGCTTTCTGTCCCGGAGCAAAGGGCCCGGGTAGAACACTGGGCCACAGAAAACAACGTGATCATCGTTGAAAGTCTGGAGATTCATCATTCTGCGTATCGGGGTTTTGATGAAGATCCCCGAGTTTTAGAACTTCTAGAAAAGGCGAAGAATGACCCGCGGATCTCTCTTTTTCTTGTTGACGACATCAGCAGGTTTGCGCGCCGGCGGTACTTGCAGATCGTCTGGAAGGAGGAACTGCGCCGCGCGGGGGTACGGGTCGTGGCGGTGAGTGAACCAAACTACGACCCCAGAAGCCTACATGGAATCTGGCTGGAGGGAATTAACGAGATCCGGACAGAGGCCCGCTCCGCGGAAATCGCTTACCACACTCACAAGGGATTGTCTCGAAACGCTTTGATGCGGGATCCGGAAACCGGCTGGTGCTTCAAAAACGGATCGCTTGCTCCTGATGGTTATAAGAATATACGGGTGGTGAGAGGTAAAAATACCCGCTCCCTTGACATTGTGAAGCTGCTTTGGGAAGTTGATCCGGACAGGGCTCCCATCGTTCGTTTCATTGTGCTTGAGCTCTGGCATAAAAGAGGTATGTCTTACCGGGCCATAAGAGATTATCTTGTGTCCGATATGCCTAAATGGGATGGGAGAAGCGAGCCGGTTTACAACCGCTTCGGAAAACCTTGGTCCACAAGCACGATAAGAGAAATATGCATCCGGGCGCTCGAAGGCGTTTACACGGGTTATTATTACTGGAACCGCACCTGTAAAGAGTGGCGCGGGACCGGCCAAAAGTGGAAAGATCCCGAAGAGTGGATCACCGTAGAGAACGCCCATCCTGCAATTATCACCTATGAGGAGTGGGAGGAACTTAAGAAAGATAAACTGCCAGAACTAGAAAAAAACAGGCAATTCGCCCACCGGCACGCTAGGGCGGAGAACAGTCCTTACCTTTTTTCCGGCAACAATCTAGCAGGAGAACCGCTCTTCGTATGTAAGGGGTGCGGAGGACCAATTCGGGGGCAGCAGGTAAACGACAAAAAGTATTACCTTTGCGCGAATTACAAAAACAAAGGGATTATCGCCTGCAGCTCTGCTGTACACCTACGGAAAGAGGTTGTTGAAGCAGAGGTTTTAAGAGCGCTAAAAAAGAAATATGGCCCGAAGATGCTCAAACGGATGGTAAAAAACATTAACAAGGCACTTAATGAGGAATTCAAGGATAGACAGCAAGCAATAGAAGAAATCACCGCAAACACTAAAAGGCTTCAGGATGAAGAAGCCCAAATTCTTGCTGTAATAAAGCAGGGCGCGGCAGGCGGCGCGCTCCAATCGCTCCTTGAAGAACTGGACCGTCTCCGGAAGCACAAACAAGAACTCGAAGCCGAAAAAGAGGCCCTTAGGAAAATGCCCACCCACTTTGATGTTGATGAGGCTTCGATCTTAGCAAAGGTTCAGCACCTCGAAGAAATGATATTAAGCGATAATGTGAGCAATAAAGAGAAAAAAGAGGCTATAAAAGCTTTTGTGCGCCAGCTTATTTATGACTTCGAAACGGCCACCCTTACAGTTTTGTTCTGGCCCTTTGTCGCTGCAAATGACGGCAAAACCTTGAAATTGCTGAGAAAATCAAAAGGAGAGGGCGGACCCTCTCCTATGACATCAGGTGGAGCCCACAACCGGGATTGA
- a CDS encoding NYN domain-containing protein, whose product MPEHRIACFIDGGYLDKSLKDEFNSVRIDYAKLSLWMARDIPIYRTYYYNCLPYQGNPPTPEESERYARALRFYDALERLDRFEIRRGKLKRIGNDFTQKGVDVYLAIDLIKLSTKGIITHASVFTGDSDFLPVIQAAKEEGIIIYLYYSQKYYPNTDLWKCCDERRCLTWEVVQSILR is encoded by the coding sequence GTGCCAGAGCATCGTATTGCCTGTTTTATTGATGGCGGTTATTTGGACAAGAGTCTTAAGGATGAATTCAACTCGGTCCGCATTGACTATGCCAAACTATCTTTATGGATGGCTAGAGATATTCCTATTTATCGAACTTATTATTATAATTGCCTTCCTTATCAAGGCAACCCTCCTACCCCCGAAGAAAGTGAAAGGTATGCGCGAGCATTGAGATTTTACGATGCACTTGAACGGCTGGATCGTTTTGAAATAAGAAGAGGAAAACTCAAAAGAATTGGTAATGATTTTACACAAAAAGGCGTGGATGTTTATTTAGCAATCGATCTTATTAAATTAAGTACAAAAGGAATTATAACTCATGCATCAGTCTTTACGGGGGATAGCGACTTTTTGCCAGTAATACAAGCAGCAAAGGAAGAAGGGATAATTATTTACTTATATTACAGCCAAAAATATTACCCAAACACTGATTTGTGGAAGTGTTGCGATGAGAGAAGATGTCTTACTTGGGAAGTAGTGCAGTCGATCCTTAGATAA